The Glycine soja cultivar W05 chromosome 19, ASM419377v2, whole genome shotgun sequence genomic sequence GACATATGTGAAGTTTATAACACAGGAGAAATGTCCATTTGGTGTTCCGTCTCGTAGTACTGTTGAAATGCCTCTTATAGAAATGGGTTTCAGCAGAGCATACATTGAAGTACTGGTAGCaaacaataaagataaaaaggtTTTGCATGTACAGAGTATTTCCTCTTGGGCACCTAGTTGCATTGGGCCATACAGCCAGGTAAACCCCATTGATCTCAGCAGCACCCAATTATTTATTATCTGAACAAGTAGTTTGCACATGTTATCTCTATCCTGTTTATGGAAGTTGACTTGGGACACAACTGAAAGCAGTTGAAGTTGAAGCAGGAATGCTGCATATTGTAGTTGCTTATTGTAGTCGACTAATACATTACTTTTTTAAGCCGTAGTCTCTACTTTACTGTAAGCTTTTTTAGCACAAAATTAACTAATCCAAAATCAAACTAATACTTTAGTTGCCTGAATTTTATTTCTACTTCTTTCCATGTGTCTTGACTTGAGAGTTAGGATTCATTTCTGGATGTTCGTATTAAAAAAGGGGTAAAGTGCATGGTAATCATCTAATTGAATAATGCAAGTGCTTACCTAGTATACTGTCATTCGTATATCTAACATTTAATTCTGCACCTGATACGGTTATGACATTTCAAATGTTATCTAGTGGCACTTCTGTCTTCCTAATGCTTTTGCTTTCAGGCAACCTTGCATGAGGGTATACTTCACATGGCTGGTCAATTGGGGCTTGATCCTCCAACAATGAATCTTTGCAAGGGAGGCCCTGGTGTTGAACTGGAACAAGCACTAAAAAACAGTGAAGCGGTGGCAAAATGCTTTAATTGTTCAATAACGACATCTGCAATTGCTTTTGTTATTTACTGTTCTAAACATATTTCATTATTGGAGAGACTTGATATTCAGGAGAAGCAAGAAACAATCCTTAGACAGATGAAGATCTCCCATTTACAGGAAAGAACCACTTACAAAGCATTAGATCCCTTGTTCCTTTATGTTCTTGTTCCTGATCTACCTAAAAGGTACTGTAGGGTATACCCTTAGTCCTTATTTTCTTCACTGTGCCTCTTATTTATCAATACAGATTCACGCTTTCATGGGTCTGCAACTAGTAAAGGAGGcccatttatatatttagaacttataattttttatttttttcctttttaaaaaaaaaattgttttgctaTCTGTTTATATTAGGTTTCGCTGTTATGATACTGGTTCTATCACATTATTTTAAGGGTGTCTTTTATCAGTTTACTGTTTTCTGCATTATTACAAAACGAATAAAGTTGCGCggaagggaagagaaaaagtgGACACTAATACTCAATAGATTGTGTTTCAGCTCTTCCACATACAACACATTCTCTATAGAAGTATTTAGTGAGTTTCCAATGTTACCTACACCAAGAATttttcctttgttgttgtccCCATAGGTTACAAAACCTCTCTCCTTTGCTTTCAAAGAGACAAATTTGGTCTTGTCTCCTGTCATATGCCTTGAGCATTTGTTGTTAAGATATCACATAAGCTGCTTGACTTCAAGGCATACCCACAAAACAGTTTAGGGGGAAGTTTTAGTTACCCAAGAGATTTTGGGTCACTTGAGAGAGAAAACTTGTGAAAGAGTGCTCAAGTTTGTTGTCTCACTTGGCATCCACTTATATTAATAGTGAGATAAGATAcaagagaaaagaaaggatgTGACAGGTTCAGGCCTAAGGGTTTGAATCAAGGTTTTACAAATCAATATACACAAAAAATCTTAGAAAATAGAGTTTTATGGCTCACACATATCAGGATAGATGCACAAAACCACGGGTTAGAAAAAGAGAGAATCAAAGACAAGAATTTATACAGGTTCAATCCTCAAGAGGACTTACATCCAATTGTTCTAAGACTCTTAAGAAGAATATTCCACTATTAGAAACCCAGTACAATCGCTATGCACATGCAATTCCTTAAATCTACTTTTTCCTTGATCCCTACAACAGAAAAATCAAGAGTTGAAACCCTATCAACTTAAAACCCCTTGGTAACCCTAaccaagattaaaaaaaactagaaagaaatcaaaattggaTTGAATACACCTTTTATGTGCATATCAATACTTCTTCAAGCTTTATCAATGATCAACCCATGATGGAGATTCCAAGATCTTTGCTGTGTCAATCTCTTGAGAGAAAATGCATCAAAACCTCTTTAgatgactcttagaaatattttgaaGTGATAGTTTCGCAGAAAGTCATATAAGAGATAGAACAAGTGAGGTATTTATAGATTTAGTAGAAAAAAAACagatttaatcaattacaagtaactgtaatcgattaattaaataccattattttgcatttttagaatcgtggtaatcgattacaatatgtggtaatcaattatttcaATGTCCAACAAGCAATCTAAGTGTTTTAGATGctttgtaatcaattacgataaatggtaatcaattatttcGATATACAAAGCCTATGCTTTACTTGAACCAAGCcttataattgattaattcaatGATTTTAATCTCAGTAGAAGTTGGTTCTTGTGCTAGTCTTTTCATCTTGTAATAGATTACACaaacttgtaatcaattacacaatgaaAAACTTGTTTTGCTCACAAAAACTTATGTATCAAGCCATCATGAATGATTATCCTAAAGCATGTCGAAGATATATAAACTATTCTAAGCACACACATGCCTATCTAAACAGTCAATACAATGCTGTACCTATAAAATGTGTTTTGGCATGTAAAAAGATCAAAATCAAAACCTAAACTAAGAGATACAAGATCCTTCAATCTACAATGGACATCTATTTGATTCCTTTGATTTGGGACATTATCTGACCTATCATCTGGTTATTTTTTGTCTTCCATTTTTTGTGGTTAGGATATGAGGGGCTAGAAGGGATTTAtattgaattcttgtttttatttatttaattattataatatatcctCACAATATTTATGTCATGGGCATCTGCAATTTTTACTTTCCAGAGCATATGTAGAAGTAAAGCCTATTCTTTATGTCGAGGATGACACGGATGTAGCATTTGAGGTCGTAACAGAAAGATTTTGTTTGGAGACACCACCAAGTTATTGGGGTTTCAAGCCGGAAAATTGGCATGATTCTTGCACTCAGAAATGTGTGATTTCTGGAAAGATATGTGCCATTATACTGTCTATTACTAGTGAGCTGGCTGCCAAGATATGTTTTGATTCTCTGCCTGCTGAATATGTGAATAATGGTCAGCATTCTCTTCCAAAGGCACATATGGAGAAGATATCAAAGTTCTGCATTTACCTTCTTGACAAAGTTATGACAGACGATGACTTTGCTTGGGAAGATATAATGGTTAGTATATTtcttaaagattaattttagtCCTCCATTGTCTggattatattttagttttgcaTTATGTACAAAACCCGTTTCTTGTTTTATGTACAATTTTCATCGATCAGTTCCATTCTGGACTGTCCTAAATTCGGCAAACCTCTGGGGGAGGGAGATGAAGGAAGCTTAGAAGTTCCTTGCTTTCTTTAATCATCACTTTTTTAAGATCCAGATAATTTATGCATCTCCAAGTCCATCACGTTTCTTTGCACTTGAAAAATTATCCATGCATTTTTGGGGTCTGTCCCTCTTGGAAGTAAGGGACAGTAGAGCCTAGTGTAAGTGATTTAACAAAAAGGTTACCAGACTATAATTATTTGAAGATAAGAAAGGCCGGCCATCAGCTTTTTTCCACTCCccctttgtgtttttttatgagCTTGATCATTCTCTTACACTTTTATCTTATGCAGAGTTTGAGGTTCTACATCCCTGTAAGCCTTCAAATGTCAGTGCAGCTATTACAACCTATGTTCTGCAATGCTCTTTTTGAACTTTCGGAAATGAGtcagaagaaattaaaaactggtgAGGAGCCAATCTTCAACATAGTTCCTGTCATAGGTTCTGGGAGGTCTGCTTCATCCATGGACGATGTAGTAACCTGTGAATTAATGGCTCAGAAATCCTGAGTAAATATATGCTTTCTGAAAACACTCTTTAATTGGCTGGGGTTCAAGGGGTGGTTCAGTTGCTGTGCACTTTACCAGTTGatctacaatttttatttttaaatacaaaatggATTCCCTTTTTTGGAAGCCAAAACAACGACGGTTTCACTGACAGCTTGGTGAAGACGACGGAATGGGGGATTTCACTCATTTAAGTTGTTAATGGCTTGGTGTATAAAAAACAAAGAGTTGGGAAATTATGTTGATCATTCGCTAGATTTCATAAATTTTGGAGCCTCCCTTTTAATTCTAAGAATTACATATTGTACTCTGCATTTAGCTGTATGGAAGGTGGTTTTATGAAGGAAATTTTATCAAACTTTAGGGATGTCAATATAACTTAAACAAAGTGTAATCTTGGTGGTTGCTTTAACCCGAGTTGTTAGCAATTGCTTTCTTATTTAACTGTTTATTTGTTAATCTTATAATGGGtaatgatatttaatatttatccacTTTTTCCCTACACTTCTGCCCTTTATCTTTTGTTGGACGGAAAGAGTTTATTTGTCACTATCTTTCCCCgtaacttctttctttttccataaATAAAGTATCAAAGTTATGGTATGTCGGTACATTATCTTGTGTTTGGCTTGGAAGcctaaatttaattgaatcgactcaaatgagacttttttagACATACTTTGGATCAGTCTTGGGTTAGATTACGTTGCCTAGCataaaattttactaaaatCACGTGTCTCTTTATTTATGCACCTTTTTCTTATTCTGTTTATTCCccccttccctttttttttttctttttccttctaaattttaaaatgtcttATAAATACTCCTTTTTCCCCCTTTGGCACACGCCTCTCTTTCACTCTCTGGCACTCCCTTTTTCTGGCACTCCTTCCTCCTTTTACTTCACTGCCGTTCTTCCCCTTCGAAGGCGTTGCATTCGCTcccattttgcatttttttcagTGAGTGTAGATGTCCTGAAAACTTATttagaattaaatttaatacattccgaaagttatttttttagatatattaaATACATTCGGAAAATTAATTTCTAGAAGATCtaaatttctcaaaaaaaaaatcttctagaAACTAGTTTTCTGaaaggatatttttttattaaaagttacaaAAAGTAGAGTGGAGGTGTGGAGAGAAAAAAGGGATACAAATAAAACCCTCAATCAAAAGTGTAAAGTTGAGAGATTTTCTTCCTACATCATTCATAACTCTTCTacaccaaatatttttttgaaaattcctAAGTTACTCCTGTTTACTTCGTTTGTTGgttttttttccccttcatacatcattcatttttgttttcttttggttGAGCTCCTCCTTCCATGTTGTGGCTGGTTTGATCGAGATGCATTGTTGCAGTAATTTGTTCGCAGTTCGTGATTATCGTCATGATGGGTGTTGTGGTGCAATGGCAGAggaggttaattttttttgtctgcaATTATGATTTGTGCTAATTTGTAATAAACATACAGATTTACCGTCTGTATGAATCATATGAATTGTCAATTtgtataacttaaaaaaaatttaaaaattaaatacattttatttttaatgttttttttataaatttagttttatttttaatatatttatataaatgttaTTACATTAACTAGTTTATTCAAgtgtataaaatatgaaaatttagatataaattttcatatatatgctTATCAATTTCGATGtaatatattagtatatatagtaaaaaaataataaaaatgtgttatagtatatgttaaaaaatatatttattgatatatctACATGCTTATCTAGTAtagaagattttaaaataaattttaatattgaagttttttttaaaaataaatatatttatttgtaaataattataattaattatgagtgataacaatttatgtattttattaagagataaattattattattatatatatatagaggtgtgaattattatatatcaatctgtataaactatatatatgaaattttattagtTATCATTAATTtgtcaaatgattttttttttaatgttttgttaggATGAACGGAGATTTATTTAAGGTGACATACTAATAAAAGTGCAGGCATATTATACCTGCCATTATGATTTGGAGTTTGTTCACTTTATTGACATGTGATTTTAGGAGATTTGTTCGTTAAACCTACAAGGTGTCTCTTTAAATATGGAGGACTTCACGCAAAAATGGCATCGTAGCTAGCTTGTTACATTTTATTGGATAAATAAGGATACGGAAAACACTTATACGGTGTAGTTTGCGtgccttaaaaaaatttaagtaaacAAGGTTAACAAACCCCAAATGACACAGGTTATGAATAAATTCTCTAAaatagttgtttattttatctTGATAAGGGCtacattgatatttttttttttaaaaaaaaaagactaaattgaacattttattaaaaaaagaaacagattgaatgaaacaaataaataaatgaatcaaattagtaatttaatCTACATCTAGTTAAAATcaaataatgtatatattttaatcttttttcctCCGGTGTAAAACCTTgcttttcttatttaatatttaggaCCCACCTCAATACGAATgtgagtgttgctaggtgcacccaacattattgttggtgcacccagcattttaagaaaatggtaaaattacctttgtttggttttcctcttacggatcaagttgatctggaagttgatccggaagagacttccggatcaagttgatccgtaacttccggatcaatcaaataaaattatacaatatatttaaagatatttattttgctaatcaatcaatcataatcataattcatgttaatcaatcaatcatgccAATCAATCATAATTCCCTAAAAGAGGATATATCCGAGAAAACTGAATCTAATTCAATCATAATTagcataaattataattatatatagatatatcatCTTTTAGGGAATTATGATTGATTatcatgattgattgattaacatgaattatgattatgattgattgattagcaaaataaatatctttaaatatcttgtataattaacaaaattttatttttcctcttacgGATTAAGTTGATCCAGaagttacggatcaacttgatccgtaagagaaaAACCAAGCAAGGgtaattttgtcattttttttataatgctgggtgcacctagcaacactctacGAGTGTTCTCCTATTTATGGCCCTATTCATCTTTTAGGTCCATAAGAGAAGATCaagatatctattttttttttttaatttccttcaaaATCACATTTCACCGGCTTCCCAATTGATAAAGGAGAACCGCAAGTGCACTCGTCAAGTAATAATATCGAATTCACAAGTTTAGCgattatcataattaaaaataaaagctaaataattaggaaaaaattaaaatttatttggaaatatttaattagaaaattgaagtaaaacataaaatatagataaaagataaagataagaaataagtaaaaatattttaataagattCAGATTTGAGAAATTTGAGGACCACGGTTAATTTGAGGATCACGGTTTTATATTGAGACTCCTATTAACCTAATCTAACAATTCAAGGTTCTTCCTAAATGACGAATTAATACATGATAATCTtcgtgggtttttttttttctcgtaaatatatcttttctctcttgttttttccCAATTTACACTACTTTACAATTTAATTCTCAATATACATTACTTGGAACTTTCTttcccctttttgtttttttttaatttaaaatattataaaatataaatattatattgtataattttttaattagttttaaaattacttatttattaaattaaaatttataattttgttttttaatttttttaaaaaaaatgatattattaaatataattatttttgttttattatttaatttacttaacatattttttaggtgaatatttttatttaaaatctgaattttctaatataattatttttaatataattatattactaaatataattagtttgtttatgtcattagatttaattaaaaatgagaagattttttgtttaacaacttatttatagaagaacattatattacattatcaataaaatacttaaacaattaTATTTGGCTAAGGAAAAAACTTAAGAGGAAGATATGTTAGGACAATTGCTCCAATTGCTCCTGATGACCATGTTGCCgataaatttcacattttttttctatttacccATTCATTTCTGTTTCGTCCATCTCAATTCATATTCTTGTCGTCCTTTTTCTCCTTGGATCAGGACCCCACTGATATCGTTCATATTCTTGTCATATTGATGGgtgacaacaaaaaataattgataattaaatatatttaaaaatattttcaatatatttttatcataaaaaataactcatatttagatattttaatcttttcttttcatatctgcaagccataaataataaaaatgtcaaTTCTTATCACTT encodes the following:
- the LOC114400147 gene encoding diphthine--ammonia ligase isoform X1, producing the protein MKVVALVSGGKDSCYAMMKAIHYGHEIVALANLMPLDDSVDELDSYMYQTVGHQIIVRYAECMGLPLFRRRIQGSSRHQELGYKETQGDEVEDLCILLREVKRQIPSVSAVSSGAIASDYQRLRVESVCSRLGLVSLAYLWKQDQSLLLQEMITNGIVAVTVKVAAMGLDPAKHLGKELAFLNAYLHKLKELYGINVCGEGGEYETLTLDCPLFSNARIVLDEYQVVMHSSDSIAPVGILHPLAFHLENKADVQYLKSQDKIHESFTQKLGSVFEVQDSVEGCEATCKPVDYRADPINDIEHKFNISRTNNKGTFSICFWLQDSCNAGLQEDLKIVLGKIESQLLGLGFGWENVLYIHLYIDDMNKFSEANETYVKFITQEKCPFGVPSRSTVEMPLIEMGFSRAYIEVLVANNKDKKVLHVQSISSWAPSCIGPYSQATLHEGILHMAGQLGLDPPTMNLCKGGPGVELEQALKNSEAVAKCFNCSITTSAIAFVIYCSKHISLLERLDIQEKQETILRQMKISHLQERTTYKALDPLFLYVLVPDLPKRAYVEVKPILYVEDDTDVAFEVVTERFCLETPPSYWGFKPENWHDSCTQKCVISGKICAIILSITSELAAKICFDSLPAEYVNNGQHSLPKAHMEKISKFCIYLLDKVMTDDDFAWEDIMSLRFYIPVSLQMSVQLLQPMFCNALFELSEMSQKKLKTGEEPIFNIVPVIGSGRSASSMDDVVTCELMAQKS
- the LOC114400147 gene encoding diphthine--ammonia ligase isoform X2, with translation MKVVALVSGGKDSCYAMMKAIHYGHEIVALANLMPLDDSVDELDSYMYQTVGHQIIVRYAECMGLPLFRRRIQGSSRHQELGYKETQGDEVEDLCILLREVKRQIPSVSAVSSGAIASDYQRLRVESVCSRLGLVSLAYLWKQDQSLLLQEMITNGIVAVTVKVAAMGLDPAKHLGKELAFLNAYLHKLKELYGINVCGEGGEYETLTLDCPLFSNARIVLDEYQVVMHSSDSIAPVGILHPLAFHLENKADVQYLKSQDKIHESFTQKLGSVFEVQDSVEGCEATCKPVDYRADPINDIEHKFNISRTNNKGTFSICFWLQDSCNGLQEDLKIVLGKIESQLLGLGFGWENVLYIHLYIDDMNKFSEANETYVKFITQEKCPFGVPSRSTVEMPLIEMGFSRAYIEVLVANNKDKKVLHVQSISSWAPSCIGPYSQATLHEGILHMAGQLGLDPPTMNLCKGGPGVELEQALKNSEAVAKCFNCSITTSAIAFVIYCSKHISLLERLDIQEKQETILRQMKISHLQERTTYKALDPLFLYVLVPDLPKRAYVEVKPILYVEDDTDVAFEVVTERFCLETPPSYWGFKPENWHDSCTQKCVISGKICAIILSITSELAAKICFDSLPAEYVNNGQHSLPKAHMEKISKFCIYLLDKVMTDDDFAWEDIMSLRFYIPVSLQMSVQLLQPMFCNALFELSEMSQKKLKTGEEPIFNIVPVIGSGRSASSMDDVVTCELMAQKS
- the LOC114400147 gene encoding diphthine--ammonia ligase isoform X3 codes for the protein METRSVIASPGNDYKWNCSCNCEAAMGLDPAKHLGKELAFLNAYLHKLKELYGINVCGEGGEYETLTLDCPLFSNARIVLDEYQVVMHSSDSIAPVGILHPLAFHLENKADVQYLKSQDKIHESFTQKLGSVFEVQDSVEGCEATCKPVDYRADPINDIEHKFNISRTNNKGTFSICFWLQDSCNAGLQEDLKIVLGKIESQLLGLGFGWENVLYIHLYIDDMNKFSEANETYVKFITQEKCPFGVPSRSTVEMPLIEMGFSRAYIEVLVANNKDKKVLHVQSISSWAPSCIGPYSQATLHEGILHMAGQLGLDPPTMNLCKGGPGVELEQALKNSEAVAKCFNCSITTSAIAFVIYCSKHISLLERLDIQEKQETILRQMKISHLQERTTYKALDPLFLYVLVPDLPKRAYVEVKPILYVEDDTDVAFEVVTERFCLETPPSYWGFKPENWHDSCTQKCVISGKICAIILSITSELAAKICFDSLPAEYVNNGQHSLPKAHMEKISKFCIYLLDKVMTDDDFAWEDIMSLRFYIPVSLQMSVQLLQPMFCNALFELSEMSQKKLKTGEEPIFNIVPVIGSGRSASSMDDVVTCELMAQKS